Proteins co-encoded in one Ruegeria sp. YS9 genomic window:
- a CDS encoding DUF1365 domain-containing protein, protein MPQEIDHIAGHTYHGRKGAIENAFRYSVDYILLDPEAELNTPLLFSVDRANVTNWRTRDHGGEPGRGEGALWLRARFDEMSVQQPARFKLLTQPRVLGHVFNPVSFWFCFNDSDHLYAVVAEVTNTYGTRHSYLCHKPDFSVIEPTDRVVADKLMHVSPFQKIEGSYTFRFDYRPDRVGVWIDYGRADGGLIATLTGPRQPLTNRVILWSLLRRPFGARRTFALIVWQAFRLWLKKATFRPFRRQPVPDEPVSRARHEGRCLRKIKDSAGVR, encoded by the coding sequence ATGCCGCAGGAAATAGACCATATCGCGGGTCATACCTATCACGGGCGCAAGGGTGCGATTGAAAATGCATTCCGATACTCGGTAGATTACATCCTGCTGGATCCCGAAGCAGAGCTGAACACCCCTTTGCTGTTTTCGGTTGATCGCGCAAACGTCACGAACTGGCGTACCAGAGATCATGGGGGAGAGCCAGGTCGGGGCGAAGGCGCGCTTTGGCTACGTGCGCGATTTGATGAAATGTCGGTGCAACAACCGGCGCGTTTCAAGTTGTTGACGCAACCCCGTGTTTTGGGGCACGTTTTCAATCCAGTCAGTTTTTGGTTCTGTTTTAATGACAGCGATCACCTGTATGCCGTGGTGGCCGAGGTCACCAATACCTATGGCACCCGTCACAGTTACCTGTGTCACAAACCTGATTTCTCGGTCATCGAACCGACTGACAGGGTGGTGGCGGACAAGCTGATGCATGTCTCACCGTTTCAGAAAATCGAAGGCAGCTATACGTTTCGCTTCGACTATCGCCCGGATCGGGTCGGTGTCTGGATTGATTACGGCCGCGCTGATGGTGGGCTGATCGCGACGCTGACCGGACCGCGGCAACCCCTGACCAACCGGGTGATCCTGTGGTCCTTGCTGCGGCGACCATTCGGCGCCCGGAGAACCTTTGCACTGATCGTCTGGCAGGCTTTCAGGCTGTGGTTGAAAAAAGCAACCTTTCGCCCGTTTCGCAGGCAACCGGTACCGGACGAACCTGTTTCGCGGGCGCGGCACGAGGGCCGTTGTTTGCGTAAGATCAAAGACTCGGCTGGTGTTCGGTGA
- a CDS encoding saccharopine dehydrogenase family protein, which yields MTIHWCGTGLSAIPGLRRLIEGGHKVTVWNRTIEKARAEVGDLTDDIRAFDIDALGAVLEKGDVIVSMLPGDWHVPLAELAISKQANFVSSSYIAPEMRALDDKAREAGVALVNEVGLDPGIDHLMAHALIDDYRGSDAFDPENHLSFISYCGGIPKNPNPFRYKFSWSPLGVLKALRSPSKSIRDYAPLDVARPWDAISSYIAPLPTPESFEVYPNRDSIPFMAQYHFEDHWPVKEFVRGTLRLNGWADAWSDVFTEIETLSGPEGDARLKEMSDQFWEENAYDEGEPDRVVLCVGLKAEKDGIPVWHKTYVMDAWGDERGTAMARLVSIPVSLAVEAVLNRAIPAGVHAAPSDPKLVQGWMAEIDKLAQHLQIVDHTA from the coding sequence ATGACCATTCATTGGTGTGGCACCGGCCTCTCGGCCATTCCCGGCCTGCGTCGCCTGATCGAAGGTGGCCATAAGGTCACCGTCTGGAACCGGACAATCGAAAAGGCCAGGGCCGAGGTCGGAGACCTGACCGACGACATCCGCGCCTTCGACATCGACGCGCTTGGCGCCGTATTGGAGAAGGGCGATGTGATCGTCTCGATGCTGCCGGGCGACTGGCATGTGCCGCTGGCGGAACTGGCGATTTCGAAACAGGCCAATTTCGTCTCGTCCTCGTATATCGCGCCCGAGATGCGCGCGCTGGATGACAAGGCGCGCGAGGCCGGTGTCGCACTGGTCAATGAGGTCGGGCTGGACCCGGGCATCGATCACCTGATGGCACATGCCCTGATCGACGACTACCGCGGCTCGGATGCGTTCGACCCGGAAAACCACCTGAGCTTCATTTCCTATTGCGGCGGCATTCCCAAGAACCCCAACCCATTCCGCTATAAATTCAGCTGGTCGCCGCTGGGCGTTTTGAAAGCGCTGCGGTCGCCGTCGAAATCGATCCGCGATTACGCGCCACTGGACGTTGCCCGCCCCTGGGATGCGATCAGCAGCTACATCGCTCCGCTGCCGACACCGGAAAGCTTCGAGGTCTACCCGAACCGCGACTCGATTCCCTTCATGGCGCAGTACCATTTCGAGGATCACTGGCCGGTCAAGGAATTCGTCCGCGGCACCCTGCGCTTGAACGGCTGGGCCGACGCATGGTCGGATGTGTTCACCGAGATCGAAACCCTGTCCGGCCCGGAAGGGGATGCGCGCCTGAAAGAGATGTCGGACCAGTTCTGGGAGGAAAACGCCTATGACGAAGGCGAGCCTGATCGCGTTGTGTTGTGCGTGGGGTTGAAGGCCGAGAAAGACGGCATCCCCGTCTGGCACAAGACCTATGTCATGGATGCTTGGGGCGACGAGCGTGGCACGGCAATGGCGCGTCTGGTGTCGATTCCGGTCTCACTTGCCGTCGAGGCCGTATTGAACCGCGCCATCCCGGCCGGAGTTCACGCGGCCCCGAGCGATCCAAAGCTGGTGCAGGGATGGATGGCTGAAATCGACAAGCTGGCCCAGCATCTGCAAATCGTCGATCATACGGCCTGA
- a CDS encoding saccharopine dehydrogenase — protein MTHLWVRAEQRPNEERVGLTPEGAAALIAAGIRVTVEESHARAIPLDGYKDAGCEIAPENSWPEAPLDAIIFGLKELPEDGTPLPHRHIMFGHAFKGQHSGRALLERFKAGGGTLYDLEYLVDEDGRRVAAFGYWAGYAGAAVTLKTWAAQQRGEICGPVGVYPGKDALNAELLAELDATGAPRPRAIVIGALGRVGTGAADLCEAMGVAVTKWDMAETASGGPFPEILDHDLFLNCIFARPGTPVFVPREALTAPRKLTAIGDVACDPDSDYNPVPVYDRATTWEEPALRVATDPVMDVMAIDNLPSMLPVESSEDYAAQLLPSLLTLTDLDSGVWGRAEATYKTHIEGL, from the coding sequence ATGACACATCTCTGGGTCCGGGCAGAACAGCGCCCGAACGAAGAACGGGTTGGTCTGACACCGGAAGGCGCCGCCGCACTGATCGCGGCCGGCATCCGCGTGACGGTCGAGGAAAGCCATGCCCGCGCCATTCCACTGGACGGCTACAAGGACGCAGGCTGCGAGATCGCGCCCGAGAATTCCTGGCCCGAGGCCCCGCTGGACGCGATCATCTTCGGCCTCAAGGAACTGCCCGAAGACGGCACGCCCCTGCCCCACCGCCACATCATGTTCGGCCATGCCTTCAAGGGCCAGCATTCGGGTCGGGCTCTGCTGGAACGGTTCAAGGCGGGCGGCGGCACGCTTTATGATCTGGAATACCTCGTGGATGAGGATGGTCGCCGGGTCGCGGCATTCGGCTATTGGGCAGGCTACGCGGGCGCGGCGGTGACGCTCAAGACCTGGGCGGCGCAGCAACGCGGCGAGATCTGCGGCCCCGTCGGCGTCTATCCCGGCAAGGACGCGCTGAACGCCGAACTTCTGGCAGAATTGGACGCCACCGGCGCGCCCCGCCCCCGCGCCATCGTCATCGGAGCTTTGGGCCGTGTGGGCACCGGTGCCGCAGACCTGTGTGAGGCAATGGGCGTCGCAGTCACCAAATGGGACATGGCCGAGACAGCCAGCGGCGGACCGTTCCCCGAAATCCTTGACCATGATCTGTTCCTGAACTGCATCTTCGCGCGGCCCGGCACTCCGGTCTTTGTCCCGCGCGAGGCGTTGACCGCCCCGCGCAAGCTGACCGCCATCGGCGATGTGGCCTGCGACCCTGACAGCGACTACAACCCGGTGCCCGTCTATGACCGCGCCACCACATGGGAAGAACCCGCCCTGCGCGTGGCCACCGACCCGGTGATGGACGTGATGGCGATCGACAACCTGCCGTCGATGCTGCCGGTCGAAAGCTCGGAAGACTACGCGGCGCAACTTCTGCCGTCCTTGCTGACCCTGACCGATCTGGACAGCGGTGTCTGGGGTCGGGCAGAAGCAACTTACAAAACGCATATTGAAGGACTCTGA
- a CDS encoding glutathione S-transferase family protein codes for MQLYYAPRTISVAVAIALEEAGLEYEAVKLDFAGGEQTKPAYKQINPKGRVPALVVDGGILTETGALLEFIAARAPEAGLVPADPVMAARMREVMFYLASTMHVNHAHKLRGHRWADRKSSWKDMKDKVAQTMTASCDYISSNSLRGPFVLGEAFSLADAYLFVVCSWLEGDGVDVSAFPKIVAFREAMEARPSVQAVRAAGML; via the coding sequence ATGCAGCTTTACTATGCACCCCGAACCATCTCGGTCGCTGTTGCGATCGCACTGGAAGAGGCCGGGCTGGAATACGAAGCGGTCAAGCTCGACTTCGCCGGGGGTGAACAGACGAAACCAGCTTACAAGCAAATAAACCCCAAAGGCCGCGTTCCGGCGCTGGTGGTGGATGGCGGCATCCTGACCGAGACCGGGGCATTGCTGGAATTTATCGCTGCCAGGGCCCCCGAGGCCGGGCTGGTGCCGGCTGATCCGGTGATGGCGGCCCGGATGCGTGAAGTGATGTTCTACCTTGCGTCGACCATGCATGTGAACCACGCGCACAAATTGCGCGGGCACCGCTGGGCCGACAGGAAATCCAGCTGGAAAGACATGAAAGACAAGGTCGCGCAGACGATGACCGCATCATGCGATTATATCTCGTCGAACAGCCTGCGTGGACCATTCGTGCTGGGCGAGGCGTTCTCGCTGGCCGATGCTTACCTGTTCGTGGTGTGCAGCTGGCTGGAAGGCGATGGCGTGGACGTTTCGGCCTTTCCCAAAATCGTCGCCTTCCGTGAGGCGATGGAGGCACGCCCTTCGGTTCAGGCGGTGCGGGCCGCCGGAATGCTCTGA
- the gcvT gene encoding glycine cleavage system aminomethyltransferase GcvT — protein MMTTPKRTPLYDLHVELGGKMVDFAGWEMPVQYPLGIMGEHKQCREKAALFDVSHMGQVILRGENVGEKLEALCPQAYATLKEGKARYGFFTNAEGGIMDDLIVSNAGDHYFVVVNAALRHQDIPHMREHLEGVDVTEIFDRALVAVQGPKAEDVVGALCPAARELKFMETTLADINGVECRISRLGYTGEDGYEISIPEEKAIEITRAFLAHEDCEAAGLGARDSLRLEAGLCLYGNDIDQSTSPIEASLAWAIQKRRKEEGGFPGAERIQRELAEGASRKLVGIKPDGRAPARQGVEVQCLEGNRIGQITSGSFGPTVGGPIAMGYVSAGHGAPGEKVNLIIRGKAQPAQIVALPFVKQNYKR, from the coding sequence ATCATGACCACACCGAAGCGCACGCCCTTGTATGACCTTCACGTCGAGCTTGGCGGCAAGATGGTTGATTTTGCTGGGTGGGAGATGCCTGTTCAGTATCCTTTGGGGATCATGGGAGAGCATAAGCAGTGCCGGGAGAAGGCGGCGTTGTTTGATGTGTCTCACATGGGTCAGGTGATCCTGCGCGGCGAGAATGTGGGTGAGAAGCTGGAAGCTTTGTGCCCGCAGGCATATGCGACGCTGAAGGAGGGCAAGGCGCGCTACGGGTTCTTTACCAATGCCGAAGGCGGGATCATGGACGATCTGATCGTGTCGAATGCGGGGGATCACTACTTCGTGGTGGTGAACGCGGCGCTGCGCCATCAGGACATTCCGCATATGCGTGAGCACCTTGAAGGCGTCGACGTGACCGAGATCTTCGACCGCGCGCTGGTTGCTGTGCAGGGTCCCAAGGCCGAGGATGTGGTGGGCGCACTCTGCCCCGCGGCCCGCGAGTTGAAGTTCATGGAAACCACCCTGGCCGATATCAACGGCGTCGAATGCCGCATCTCGCGGCTGGGCTATACCGGCGAGGACGGGTACGAGATCTCGATCCCCGAGGAAAAGGCGATCGAGATCACACGGGCTTTCCTGGCGCATGAGGATTGCGAAGCGGCGGGTCTGGGCGCACGCGACAGCCTGCGGCTCGAGGCGGGGCTGTGCCTGTATGGCAATGACATCGACCAGAGCACCTCGCCGATTGAGGCCTCGTTGGCCTGGGCGATCCAGAAGCGCCGCAAGGAGGAAGGTGGTTTCCCGGGTGCGGAGCGTATCCAGCGCGAACTGGCCGAAGGCGCATCGCGCAAGCTGGTGGGCATCAAGCCCGACGGCCGCGCGCCGGCGCGTCAGGGCGTGGAAGTGCAATGCCTTGAGGGCAACAGGATCGGCCAGATCACCTCGGGCAGCTTTGGCCCCACGGTCGGAGGCCCGATCGCGATGGGCTATGTGTCCGCGGGCCATGGCGCGCCGGGCGAGAAGGTGAACCTGATCATCCGGGGCAAGGCACAACCGGCGCAGATCGTGGCGCTGCCCTTCGTCAAACAGAATTACAAGCGTTGA
- a CDS encoding DUF3775 domain-containing protein, with amino-acid sequence MLEISARKVAQIAMMGRELNRAEGEMRAFIERMSEDEQAELVAIMWIGRESFFAEDLAEAIATAKAEASTPCADYLIGTPHMSDHLENGLDALGISAEDVENDLM; translated from the coding sequence ATGTTGGAAATATCGGCAAGAAAGGTCGCTCAGATTGCCATGATGGGGCGCGAGCTGAACCGGGCAGAAGGTGAAATGCGCGCCTTCATTGAACGTATGAGCGAAGACGAGCAAGCCGAACTGGTTGCCATCATGTGGATCGGCCGCGAAAGCTTTTTCGCCGAGGATCTGGCCGAAGCGATTGCCACTGCCAAGGCCGAGGCCTCGACCCCCTGTGCCGACTACCTGATCGGCACTCCGCACATGTCAGACCACCTTGAGAACGGTCTGGACGCGCTGGGGATATCAGCCGAGGACGTTGAAAACGATCTGATGTGA
- a CDS encoding Zn-dependent hydrolase, giving the protein MTVDHTRFLTDLHKLREFGASGVGKGVVRPAYSDADIAARQWLAGRMREAGLTPQFDPVGNLFGLASGPSLLMGSHSDSQPEGGWLDGALGVIAALEIARSSERPVSVVSFQDEEGRFGVTTGSAVWSGGVSLEKADVLMDGAGVSFGQARSSMADLSRGFVDPSRFNGFIEMHIEQGPSLDASRDQIGVVTDIVGIRDMPITFEGQQNHAGTTPMHMRRDAFQALSLFNTRLNERFRNVVTPQTVWTIGRVDLHPNASSIVPGRVRFSMQWRDADADRLARMEEIIRATAQETAEQMGMSLDYGPMLGLDPVAMDQTLRRALERGAEQVAPGRWRRMPSGALHDATNVSRLMPVAMLFTPSIDGISHDFAEDTAEADLIAGLEVLVRAVRSLSV; this is encoded by the coding sequence ATGACCGTCGATCACACGCGTTTTCTGACCGACCTGCATAAATTGCGTGAATTCGGTGCCTCGGGTGTGGGCAAGGGGGTTGTCCGCCCCGCCTATTCCGACGCGGATATCGCCGCGCGCCAGTGGCTTGCCGGACGTATGCGCGAAGCAGGCCTGACCCCGCAGTTTGACCCGGTGGGAAACCTGTTCGGATTAGCGTCCGGTCCTTCGCTGCTGATGGGATCACATTCCGACAGTCAGCCCGAAGGCGGTTGGCTGGACGGCGCCCTTGGCGTCATTGCCGCGCTGGAAATCGCACGTTCCAGCGAACGGCCCGTTTCGGTCGTCAGCTTTCAGGACGAAGAGGGGCGGTTTGGTGTGACAACCGGTTCTGCTGTCTGGTCGGGCGGGGTGTCTCTGGAAAAAGCCGATGTGTTGATGGATGGGGCCGGTGTCAGCTTTGGCCAGGCCCGATCCTCCATGGCAGACTTGTCCCGGGGCTTCGTGGACCCGTCCCGTTTCAACGGCTTCATAGAGATGCATATCGAACAGGGCCCCTCTCTGGACGCGTCCAGAGACCAGATCGGAGTCGTCACCGATATCGTTGGCATCCGCGATATGCCGATCACCTTCGAAGGTCAGCAGAACCACGCCGGCACCACCCCCATGCACATGCGCCGCGACGCATTTCAGGCCCTGTCCCTGTTCAACACCCGGCTCAATGAGCGGTTTCGCAATGTTGTCACCCCGCAGACGGTCTGGACCATCGGGCGGGTCGACCTGCATCCAAACGCATCGTCCATCGTACCGGGACGGGTTCGGTTCTCGATGCAATGGCGCGATGCTGATGCAGACCGTTTGGCCCGGATGGAGGAAATCATTCGGGCGACGGCACAAGAAACCGCTGAGCAAATGGGGATGAGCCTGGATTACGGTCCCATGCTGGGGCTGGATCCCGTCGCCATGGATCAAACCTTGCGCCGCGCTCTTGAACGCGGTGCGGAACAGGTTGCACCGGGTCGGTGGCGCAGAATGCCTTCGGGGGCCTTGCACGATGCCACCAACGTGTCGCGCCTGATGCCGGTCGCGATGCTGTTCACGCCCTCGATCGACGGAATCAGCCATGATTTTGCAGAAGATACGGCAGAGGCCGATTTGATTGCGGGGCTCGAAGTTCTGGTGCGTGCCGTACGGTCCCTCTCTGTCTAA
- a CDS encoding DUF1127 domain-containing protein: MAHTQTFEGRGGLLDGLFSNYAEAKVEHFRRRIFSKTVRDLEKLDDVQLADIGIQRDQIKRRAYESVYHNKPYRQ; this comes from the coding sequence ATGGCACATACACAAACATTCGAAGGCCGGGGTGGCCTGCTTGACGGTCTGTTTTCAAACTATGCAGAAGCAAAGGTCGAGCATTTCCGCCGCCGGATTTTTTCGAAAACCGTGCGGGATCTGGAAAAGCTTGATGACGTACAACTGGCCGACATCGGCATCCAGCGGGATCAGATCAAAAGACGCGCATATGAAAGTGTGTATCACAACAAGCCATACCGGCAGTGA
- a CDS encoding sigma-70 family RNA polymerase sigma factor produces MFTEIDTVTLDEPAAEPAVLQPRREKKCIKGRRVNGRNGRRETRTEWVDHVRRIRDAQDQAAFAELFQHFAPRIKAFLMKSGSDATMAEECAQEVMATLWHKAHLFDPTRATVATWVFTIARNKRIDVLRKQRRPEPEELWWGPEAEPEQDDVIMLQQETAQLRTALTALPDAQRELIEKAYFGDLSHREIASQTGLPLGTIKSRIRLALDRLRHAMN; encoded by the coding sequence ATGTTTACCGAGATTGATACCGTGACCTTGGACGAACCTGCGGCTGAACCGGCCGTCCTTCAGCCTCGGCGCGAAAAGAAATGCATCAAGGGTAGACGGGTGAACGGAAGAAACGGCAGGCGCGAGACGAGAACCGAATGGGTGGATCACGTCAGGCGCATCCGCGACGCGCAGGATCAGGCGGCTTTTGCCGAACTGTTCCAGCATTTCGCGCCACGAATCAAGGCGTTCCTGATGAAGTCAGGATCAGACGCCACGATGGCTGAGGAGTGCGCCCAGGAGGTGATGGCGACCTTGTGGCACAAAGCCCATCTGTTCGACCCGACGCGGGCAACGGTGGCCACCTGGGTGTTCACCATCGCTCGGAACAAGCGCATTGACGTTCTGCGAAAGCAACGCCGCCCCGAACCCGAAGAACTGTGGTGGGGTCCCGAGGCCGAGCCTGAACAGGACGATGTCATCATGCTGCAACAGGAAACCGCGCAGCTGCGCACCGCTTTGACAGCGTTGCCGGACGCGCAGAGAGAGCTGATCGAAAAGGCGTATTTCGGTGATCTGAGTCATCGGGAAATTGCGTCTCAGACCGGGTTGCCCCTGGGAACGATCAAATCACGAATCAGGCTGGCGCTGGACCGCTTGCGCCATGCGATGAACTGA
- a CDS encoding ChrR family anti-sigma-E factor codes for MSKSIKHHLTDDLLMAYAAGNLPEAFDLMVATHLSLCDHCRARAESYDAVGGHVLEEQTDSIAMSDTSLAATMALISKGAPAAKPARPNCPVLPAPLQDYVGGTVSDIRWKPIGMGVKQAILPTTSEASARLLFIPAGTAVPDHGHNGIELTMVLQGAFSDEVDRFARGDVEIADEDLEHTPVADISEDCICLAVTDAPLKFTKLMPRLFQPFLRI; via the coding sequence ATGAGTAAATCGATCAAACATCACCTGACAGATGACCTGCTGATGGCATATGCCGCAGGCAATCTGCCCGAAGCCTTCGACCTGATGGTCGCGACGCACCTGTCGCTGTGCGACCATTGCCGTGCGCGGGCGGAAAGCTACGATGCCGTGGGCGGGCATGTTCTGGAGGAACAGACGGACTCCATCGCCATGAGTGATACATCTCTGGCCGCGACTATGGCGTTGATCTCCAAAGGCGCGCCAGCGGCCAAGCCGGCGCGTCCGAACTGCCCGGTATTGCCGGCCCCGTTGCAGGATTATGTCGGCGGTACGGTTTCAGATATCCGCTGGAAACCGATCGGCATGGGCGTAAAGCAAGCCATCCTGCCAACCACAAGCGAGGCCTCGGCCCGGTTGTTGTTCATTCCCGCCGGAACGGCTGTACCAGATCATGGCCACAACGGGATAGAATTGACGATGGTGCTTCAGGGCGCATTCTCGGACGAAGTGGATCGCTTCGCCCGTGGCGACGTCGAGATCGCGGATGAGGATCTGGAACACACGCCCGTGGCGGACATTTCGGAAGACTGCATTTGCCTGGCGGTTACCGATGCACCGTTGAAATTCACCAAGTTGATGCCGCGCCTGTTCCAACCCTTCCTGCGCATCTGA
- a CDS encoding histidine phosphatase family protein: protein MSHITLVRHGQANTTARDEASYDRLSDLGHQQARWLGAHLRSTRTHYTRVYCGTLTRHAETAASMDLPNPIRDVRLNEIEYFTLAQLFEDQHGVAIPTDREGFVEHLPKTFAAWANGEIENPPETFEEFETRVRDALHEIGTEGGPAIVVTSGGLISMVVRQAMGLDIPSMARVALAIMNTSMHRLHPIGAQLSPVLFNAVPHLEAPDRQFAQTHL from the coding sequence ATGTCACATATCACATTGGTGCGTCACGGGCAGGCGAACACAACGGCGCGAGACGAGGCAAGTTACGACAGGCTCAGCGACTTGGGGCATCAGCAGGCGCGCTGGCTGGGGGCGCATCTGCGTAGTACCCGCACCCACTATACCCGGGTCTATTGCGGGACCCTGACCCGCCACGCCGAGACGGCGGCCAGTATGGACTTGCCCAATCCAATTCGTGACGTGCGACTGAACGAGATCGAGTATTTCACGCTGGCGCAACTGTTCGAGGACCAACACGGTGTTGCGATCCCCACGGACCGCGAAGGTTTCGTCGAACATCTGCCCAAAACCTTTGCGGCCTGGGCCAACGGCGAAATCGAGAACCCGCCGGAAACCTTCGAAGAATTCGAGACGCGCGTGCGTGACGCGCTGCACGAGATCGGAACCGAGGGCGGACCGGCCATTGTCGTGACCTCGGGCGGGTTGATTTCGATGGTGGTGCGTCAGGCGATGGGGTTGGATATACCGTCAATGGCACGGGTGGCCCTTGCGATCATGAACACGTCGATGCATCGTCTGCATCCGATTGGTGCTCAGCTGAGCCCGGTTCTTTTCAACGCCGTTCCGCATCTGGAAGCCCCTGATCGGCAGTTCGCGCAGACCCACCTGTAA
- a CDS encoding DNA recombination protein RmuC, translated as MIQIAGTEIALNDPVILTVGGVVALILLLLFLSLRAANRSARMAEPLARQMAHLGQHVQQLGQGQEQLRGGLQHVSDTQANAQMQVIQTVEARLASVQQQMNDRLADNAMKSARALAEMQERMKETLHGSSKQTATSLTQLQERLAAIDKAQDNITKLSGDVLSLQDILSNKQRRGMFGEIQLNDIVSKALPADSYSLQATLSNGKRADCLIHLPNPPGPIVIDAKFPLEDFEALAAAQTKEDVERCLRAFGAAVKVHIKAISEKYILDGETADGALMFVPSEAIYAELHARLPDVVREGFAARVWIVSPTTCMATLNTMRAILKDARMREQAGAIRKELGLLHKDVDRLGDRVSNLDRHFGQAAKDISEIKISAEKAGRRAQRLDNFDFEEIETKAETGVVPLARHEG; from the coding sequence ATGATCCAGATTGCAGGCACTGAGATAGCGTTGAATGATCCCGTGATTCTGACCGTGGGTGGTGTGGTGGCGTTGATTCTGCTGCTGCTGTTCCTGTCGTTGCGGGCGGCCAACCGCTCGGCCCGGATGGCGGAACCTCTGGCGCGGCAGATGGCGCATCTGGGTCAGCACGTCCAGCAACTGGGCCAGGGCCAGGAACAGTTGCGCGGCGGCCTTCAGCATGTCTCGGACACTCAGGCCAACGCGCAGATGCAGGTGATTCAGACGGTCGAGGCGCGGTTGGCTTCGGTCCAGCAACAGATGAATGACCGGCTGGCGGACAATGCGATGAAATCGGCGCGTGCACTGGCCGAGATGCAGGAACGGATGAAAGAGACGTTGCATGGCTCGTCGAAACAGACGGCGACCTCGCTGACCCAGTTGCAGGAACGTCTGGCCGCCATCGACAAGGCACAGGACAATATCACCAAACTGTCGGGTGACGTGCTGTCATTGCAGGATATCCTGTCGAACAAACAGCGACGCGGGATGTTTGGTGAGATTCAGCTGAACGATATCGTATCCAAGGCGCTGCCCGCTGACAGCTATTCACTGCAAGCCACCTTGTCGAATGGCAAGCGGGCGGATTGCCTGATCCATCTACCGAACCCGCCGGGACCGATCGTGATCGACGCCAAATTCCCGCTCGAGGATTTCGAAGCACTTGCTGCCGCGCAGACCAAGGAGGACGTTGAAAGATGCCTGCGCGCATTCGGCGCTGCGGTGAAAGTGCATATCAAGGCGATTTCCGAGAAGTATATTCTGGATGGGGAAACCGCCGATGGTGCTTTGATGTTTGTGCCGTCCGAGGCGATCTATGCCGAGCTGCACGCCCGCCTGCCCGATGTTGTGCGCGAAGGGTTCGCCGCGCGAGTCTGGATCGTGTCACCCACCACATGCATGGCCACGTTGAATACCATGCGGGCGATCCTGAAAGATGCGCGTATGCGCGAACAGGCCGGTGCAATCCGCAAAGAGTTGGGGCTGCTGCACAAGGATGTGGACCGACTGGGTGATCGCGTCTCGAACCTGGATCGTCATTTCGGGCAGGCGGCCAAGGATATCTCGGAAATCAAGATCAGCGCCGAAAAGGCTGGCCGACGTGCGCAGCGTCTGGACAATTTCGACTTTGAAGAAATCGAGACCAAGGCCGAAACCGGCGTTGTGCCCCTTGCTCGACACGAAGGTTGA
- the gcvH gene encoding glycine cleavage system protein GcvH encodes MATYYSEEHEWLTVEGDTATLGITKHAAEQLGEVVFVEQQEVGDEFEKDGEIGVIESVKAASELYAPVDGEIVEVNEALADNPGALNEDPEGEAWIYKVKIADASQLEDLMDEAGYKAFIG; translated from the coding sequence ATGGCAACCTATTATTCCGAAGAGCATGAATGGCTGACCGTCGAGGGCGATACCGCCACGCTGGGCATCACCAAGCACGCGGCTGAACAGCTGGGTGAAGTGGTCTTCGTCGAGCAGCAGGAAGTGGGCGACGAGTTCGAGAAAGACGGCGAGATCGGCGTGATCGAATCCGTCAAGGCCGCGTCCGAGCTTTATGCTCCGGTCGATGGCGAGATCGTCGAAGTGAACGAGGCGCTGGCCGACAACCCCGGCGCGCTGAACGAAGACCCCGAAGGCGAAGCTTGGATCTACAAGGTCAAGATTGCGGACGCATCGCAGCTTGAGGACCTGATGGACGAGGCCGGATACAAAGCCTTCATCGGCTAA